A portion of the Streptomyces sp. YPW6 genome contains these proteins:
- the pyk gene encoding pyruvate kinase: protein MRRSKIVCTLGPAVDSHEQLVALIEAGMSVARFNFSHGSHEEHQGRYDRVRQAAAETGRAVGVLADLQGPKIRLAKFAEGPVELVRGDEFTITSEDVPGDKSICGTTYKGLPGDVVKGDPILINDGNVELKVVAVEGPRVKTIVIEGGVISDHKGINLPGAAVNVPALSEKDVEDLRFALRMGCDLVALSFVRDANDVKDVHKVMDEEGRRVPVIAKVEKPQAVEHMEGVVMAFDGVMVARGDLAVEYPLEKVPMVQKRLIELCRRNAKPVIVATQMMESMITNSRPTRAEASDVANAILDGADAVMLSAESSVGAYPIETVKTMSKIVCAAEEELLSKGLQPLVQGKKPRTQGGSVARAACEIADFLNGKALVAFTQSGDTARRLSRYRTAQPILAFTTDENTRNQLALSWGVESYIVPHVDNTDAMVDLVDAELLKLNRYSDGDTMIITAGSPPGIPGTTNMVRVHHLGGGERD, encoded by the coding sequence ATGCGCCGTTCCAAAATCGTCTGCACCCTCGGTCCCGCCGTCGACTCGCACGAGCAGCTCGTCGCTCTGATCGAGGCCGGCATGAGCGTGGCCCGTTTCAACTTCAGCCACGGCTCCCACGAGGAACACCAGGGCCGTTACGACCGCGTCCGCCAGGCGGCCGCCGAGACCGGCCGCGCGGTGGGCGTGCTCGCCGACCTCCAGGGCCCGAAGATCCGGCTGGCGAAGTTCGCCGAGGGTCCGGTCGAACTGGTCCGCGGGGACGAGTTCACCATCACCTCCGAGGACGTCCCCGGCGACAAGTCGATCTGCGGCACCACCTACAAGGGGCTGCCCGGCGATGTCGTCAAGGGCGACCCGATCCTGATCAACGACGGCAACGTCGAGCTGAAGGTCGTCGCGGTCGAGGGCCCCCGGGTGAAGACCATCGTCATCGAGGGCGGTGTCATCTCCGACCACAAGGGCATCAACCTGCCCGGTGCGGCGGTCAACGTCCCGGCCCTGTCCGAGAAGGACGTCGAGGACCTGCGCTTCGCCCTGCGGATGGGCTGCGACCTGGTCGCCCTCTCCTTCGTCCGGGACGCGAACGACGTCAAGGACGTGCACAAGGTGATGGACGAGGAGGGCCGCCGGGTCCCCGTCATCGCCAAGGTGGAGAAGCCGCAGGCGGTCGAGCACATGGAGGGCGTCGTCATGGCGTTCGACGGTGTGATGGTGGCCCGGGGCGACCTGGCGGTGGAGTACCCGCTGGAGAAGGTCCCGATGGTGCAGAAGCGCCTCATCGAGCTGTGCCGCCGCAACGCCAAGCCGGTGATCGTGGCGACCCAGATGATGGAGTCGATGATCACCAACTCGCGGCCGACCCGCGCCGAGGCGTCCGACGTCGCCAACGCGATCCTGGACGGCGCGGACGCGGTCATGCTGTCCGCCGAGTCCTCGGTCGGCGCGTACCCGATCGAGACGGTCAAGACGATGTCGAAGATCGTCTGCGCCGCCGAGGAGGAGCTGCTCTCCAAGGGCCTCCAGCCGCTGGTCCAGGGCAAGAAGCCCCGTACGCAGGGCGGTTCGGTGGCCCGTGCGGCCTGCGAGATCGCGGACTTCCTCAACGGCAAGGCACTGGTCGCCTTCACCCAGTCCGGCGACACCGCCCGCCGCCTCTCCCGCTACCGCACGGCCCAGCCGATCCTGGCCTTCACCACGGACGAGAACACCCGCAACCAGCTCGCGCTGAGCTGGGGCGTCGAGTCGTACATCGTCCCGCACGTGGACAACACCGACGCGATGGTCGACCTGGTCGACGCGGAGCTGCTCAAGCTGAACCGCTACAGCGACGGCGACACGATGATCATCACCGCCGGCTCGCCCCCCGGCATCCCCGGCACCACCAACATGGTCCGGGTGCACCACCTGGGCGGCGGCGAGCGGGACTGA
- a CDS encoding acetate kinase — protein sequence MEPHRVLVLNSGSSSVKYQLLDMRDRSRLASGLVERIGEESSRLVHTPLTGGGAEPRERTGRIADHDAALKAAAEELAADGLGLDSPELAAVGHRVVHGGLRFSAPTVITDEVLEEIERLVPVAPLHNPANITGIRTARALRPDLPQVAVFDTAFHTTMPEAAARYAIDVETADAHRIRRYGFHGTSHAYVSRKTAELLGKTPEEVNVIVLHLGNGASASAVAGGRCVETSMGLTPLEGLVMGTRSGDIDPAVTFHLKRVAGMSADEIDVLLNKRSGLVGLCGDNDMRVIRRRIDEGDERAALAFDVYIHRLKKYIGAYTAVLGRVDAVAFTAGVGENAAPVREAAITGLEELGMAVDASLNSVRSGEPRLISPEYARVAVAVVPTDEELEIAGQTFALVAPGEAGQDAGQVDN from the coding sequence GTGGAACCGCATCGCGTCCTCGTCCTCAACTCCGGCTCCTCATCGGTGAAGTACCAGCTGCTCGACATGCGCGACCGCTCGCGGCTCGCCTCGGGTCTGGTCGAGCGGATCGGGGAGGAGTCCTCGCGTCTGGTGCACACGCCGCTGACCGGCGGCGGCGCCGAGCCCCGGGAGCGTACCGGCCGGATCGCGGACCACGACGCGGCGCTGAAGGCGGCGGCCGAGGAGCTGGCGGCGGACGGGCTCGGCCTGGACTCCCCCGAACTCGCCGCGGTCGGCCACCGGGTGGTGCACGGCGGGCTGCGCTTCAGCGCGCCGACGGTGATCACGGACGAGGTGCTGGAGGAGATCGAGCGGCTCGTCCCGGTCGCCCCGCTGCATAACCCGGCGAACATCACCGGCATCCGGACGGCGCGGGCGCTGCGGCCGGACCTCCCGCAGGTCGCGGTGTTCGACACCGCGTTCCACACGACGATGCCGGAGGCGGCCGCACGCTACGCGATCGACGTGGAGACCGCCGACGCGCACCGGATCCGCCGCTACGGCTTCCACGGCACATCGCACGCGTACGTCTCGCGGAAGACGGCCGAGCTGCTGGGGAAGACCCCCGAGGAGGTGAACGTCATCGTGCTGCACCTGGGCAACGGGGCGTCGGCCTCGGCGGTCGCGGGCGGGCGGTGCGTGGAGACCTCGATGGGGCTGACACCCTTGGAGGGGCTCGTGATGGGTACGCGCTCCGGGGACATCGATCCGGCGGTCACCTTCCACCTGAAGCGGGTGGCGGGCATGTCGGCCGACGAGATCGACGTCCTGCTGAACAAGCGGAGCGGGCTCGTCGGCCTGTGCGGCGACAACGACATGCGGGTGATCCGCCGCCGGATCGACGAGGGCGACGAGCGGGCGGCGCTGGCCTTCGACGTCTACATCCACCGGCTGAAGAAGTACATCGGCGCCTACACGGCGGTGCTCGGGCGGGTGGACGCGGTGGCGTTCACGGCGGGGGTCGGGGAGAACGCGGCGCCGGTGCGGGAAGCTGCCATCACGGGCCTGGAGGAGCTGGGCATGGCGGTGGACGCCTCGCTCAACTCCGTGCGGTCCGGTGAGCCGCGGTTGATCTCGCCGGAGTACGCCCGGGTGGCGGTCGCCGTGGTGCCGACGGACGAGGAGCTGGAGATCGCCGGACAGACCTTCGCGCTCGTCGCCCCGGGGGAGGCCGGGCAGGACGCCGGACAGGTCGACAACTGA
- a CDS encoding DUF6114 domain-containing protein, protein MSPESTGQNEHYLRVARRRFRAWRGDRPFWAGLFTILGGAPIAYFPYADLHLGNMTLTMSTTAGAGSLIIGVLLITLGLTMWFHHIVRVFAGIATILLALISIPVANIGGFLIGFLFALIGGALSISWAPGRPEDQEASAEERTVPSPEQPYEERPGAELQGAAAVPQQQNAEFDPASDADGGRHRAG, encoded by the coding sequence ATGAGCCCCGAATCCACAGGGCAGAACGAGCACTACCTCCGCGTCGCCCGGCGACGCTTCCGCGCCTGGCGGGGCGACCGGCCGTTCTGGGCGGGTCTGTTCACCATCCTCGGCGGTGCGCCCATCGCCTACTTCCCCTACGCCGACCTGCACCTCGGCAACATGACGCTGACGATGTCCACCACCGCCGGCGCCGGTTCCCTGATCATCGGGGTTCTGCTGATCACGCTGGGTCTGACGATGTGGTTCCACCACATCGTCCGGGTCTTCGCCGGTATCGCGACGATCCTGCTCGCGCTGATCTCCATACCCGTGGCCAACATCGGCGGCTTCCTCATCGGGTTCCTCTTCGCGCTCATCGGCGGAGCCCTGTCCATTTCCTGGGCGCCGGGCCGCCCGGAGGACCAGGAGGCGTCGGCCGAGGAGCGGACCGTACCCTCGCCCGAGCAGCCGTACGAGGAGCGCCCCGGGGCCGAGCTCCAGGGGGCGGCTGCCGTGCCGCAGCAGCAGAACGCCGAGTTCGACCCGGCGTCCGATGCCGACGGCGGGAGGCATCGTGCGGGGTGA
- the pta gene encoding phosphate acetyltransferase translates to MARSVYVTGIERGDGRQVVELGVMELLTRQVDRVGVFRPLVHDGPDRLYELLRARYRLSQSPASVYGLDYHEASAVQAEKGTDELVSLLVDRFHRVAREYEVVLVLGSDFVGTQLPDELALNARLANEFGASVIPVVAGRGQPAESVRAETRNAYRAYAGLGCDVLAMVVNRVAPKDRAVIAERLAARLPVPVSVLPDDPALSAPTVAQVTAALNGTVLLGDDSGLARDALDFVFGGAMLPNLLSALTPGCMLVTPGDRSDLVVGALAAHSAGTPPIAGIVLTLDERPGEEILTLAARLAPGTPVVSVAGGSFPTAAELFTLEGKLNAATPRKAETALGLFERHVDTGALLERLSVARSGRVTPMMFEHELLEQARSDRKRVVLPEGTEERVLRAADVLLRRDVCDLTLLGDVDVIRKKAADLGIDLTETQLIDPHTSELRQTFAERYAQLRAHRGVTVELAYDVVADVNYFGTLMVQEGLADGMVSGSVHSTAATIRPAFEIIKTKPDASIVSSVFFMCLADKVLVYGDCAVNPDPDAEQLADIAVQSAVTAARFGVEPRVAMLSYSTGTSGSGADVDKVREATERVRASRPELRVEGPIQYDAAVEPSVAATKLPDSEVAGQATVLIFPDLNTGNNTYKAVQRSAGAVAVGPVLQGLRKPVNDLSRGALVQDIVNTVAITAIQAQSQERPA, encoded by the coding sequence GTGGCGCGGAGCGTGTATGTGACCGGGATCGAGCGGGGGGACGGCCGCCAGGTCGTCGAGCTGGGAGTCATGGAGCTTCTGACGCGTCAGGTGGACCGGGTCGGGGTCTTCCGCCCGCTGGTCCACGACGGCCCCGACCGGCTCTACGAGCTGCTGCGGGCCCGCTACCGGCTCTCCCAGAGTCCCGCGTCGGTCTACGGCCTCGACTACCACGAGGCGTCCGCCGTGCAGGCCGAGAAGGGCACGGACGAGCTGGTCTCGCTCCTCGTCGACCGGTTCCACCGGGTGGCCCGGGAGTACGAGGTGGTCCTCGTCCTCGGCAGCGACTTCGTCGGCACCCAGCTCCCGGACGAGCTCGCGCTCAACGCGCGTCTGGCCAACGAGTTCGGCGCGTCGGTGATCCCGGTCGTCGCGGGCCGGGGGCAGCCGGCGGAGTCCGTGCGCGCCGAGACCCGCAACGCCTACCGCGCCTACGCGGGCCTGGGCTGCGACGTGCTGGCGATGGTGGTGAACCGGGTCGCCCCGAAGGACCGGGCGGTGATAGCCGAGCGGCTGGCGGCCCGGCTGCCGGTACCCGTCTCCGTGCTGCCGGACGACCCCGCGCTCTCCGCCCCGACGGTCGCCCAGGTCACCGCCGCGCTGAACGGCACGGTGCTGCTCGGCGACGACTCGGGGCTGGCGCGCGACGCCCTGGACTTCGTCTTCGGCGGGGCGATGCTGCCGAACCTGCTGAGCGCGCTGACGCCCGGCTGCATGCTGGTGACACCCGGGGACCGCTCGGACCTGGTGGTGGGGGCGCTGGCCGCGCACAGCGCGGGGACCCCGCCCATCGCGGGCATCGTGCTGACCCTGGACGAGCGTCCCGGCGAGGAGATACTCACGCTGGCCGCCCGGCTCGCACCGGGGACCCCGGTCGTGTCGGTGGCCGGCGGATCGTTCCCCACGGCCGCGGAACTCTTCACCCTGGAAGGGAAGTTGAACGCGGCCACGCCCCGCAAGGCGGAGACCGCGCTCGGCCTCTTCGAGCGGCACGTGGACACCGGCGCCCTGCTGGAGCGGCTCTCGGTCGCCCGCAGCGGCCGGGTCACGCCGATGATGTTCGAGCACGAGCTGCTGGAGCAGGCCCGCTCCGACCGCAAGCGGGTGGTACTGCCGGAGGGCACCGAGGAGCGGGTGCTGCGCGCCGCCGACGTGCTGCTGCGCCGGGACGTCTGCGACCTCACACTCCTCGGCGACGTGGACGTGATCCGCAAGAAGGCGGCCGACCTCGGCATCGACCTGACCGAGACCCAGCTGATCGACCCGCACACCTCGGAGCTGCGGCAGACCTTCGCCGAACGGTACGCGCAGCTGCGCGCGCACCGGGGGGTGACGGTGGAGCTGGCGTACGACGTGGTGGCGGACGTGAACTACTTCGGCACGCTGATGGTCCAGGAGGGGCTGGCCGACGGGATGGTGTCGGGGTCGGTGCACTCCACGGCCGCCACGATCCGCCCGGCGTTCGAGATCATCAAGACGAAGCCGGACGCGTCGATCGTCTCCTCGGTCTTCTTCATGTGCCTGGCCGACAAGGTCCTCGTGTACGGCGACTGCGCGGTCAACCCGGACCCGGACGCCGAGCAGCTCGCGGACATCGCGGTGCAGTCGGCGGTCACGGCGGCCCGCTTCGGCGTGGAGCCGCGCGTGGCGATGCTGTCGTACTCCACCGGGACCTCGGGCTCCGGCGCGGACGTGGACAAGGTGCGCGAGGCGACCGAGCGGGTGCGGGCCTCACGGCCGGAGCTGCGGGTGGAGGGGCCGATCCAGTACGACGCGGCGGTCGAGCCGTCCGTCGCGGCGACGAAGCTGCCGGATTCGGAGGTGGCCGGGCAGGCGACCGTGCTGATCTTCCCGGACCTCAACACCGGCAACAACACCTACAAGGCCGTGCAGCGCTCGGCGGGTGCGGTGGCGGTCGGGCCGGTCCTCCAGGGCCTGCGCAAACCCGTCAACGACCTCTCGCGCGGCGCGCTCGTCCAGGACATCGTCAACACGGTGGCGATCACGGCGATCCAGGCGCAGAGCCAGGAGCGCCCCGCATGA
- a CDS encoding DUF6230 family protein, translated as MSSQVRGGTRWKRFALVMVPSVAATAAVGIGLAQGALAASFSVSGQSFKVSTDRLEGENFVQYGSVAVGKDIEGEKDQAHAVAVSGFSDATITNMCQSVVTPKVPFLGNVSLMLNAGTNPKKPVVATNLYLDVAELDADAEFENIDIGVAAGALKKKDKPGSIGIQPGTQAKQGGFAQRADKAVLTDVKQTAWATTAGTFKLSDLKLRLHTGVKECF; from the coding sequence ATGAGTTCCCAGGTTCGCGGTGGGACGAGATGGAAGCGGTTCGCTCTGGTCATGGTGCCGAGCGTCGCCGCGACGGCCGCGGTGGGCATAGGCCTGGCCCAGGGTGCGCTGGCGGCGTCGTTCAGCGTTTCCGGCCAGAGCTTCAAGGTCAGCACCGACCGTCTTGAGGGCGAGAACTTCGTCCAGTACGGCAGCGTCGCGGTCGGCAAGGACATCGAGGGCGAGAAGGACCAGGCGCACGCCGTCGCGGTGTCGGGCTTCAGCGACGCCACGATCACCAACATGTGCCAGTCGGTCGTCACGCCGAAGGTGCCCTTCCTCGGCAACGTCAGCCTCATGCTGAACGCCGGCACGAACCCGAAGAAGCCGGTCGTCGCGACCAACCTCTACCTGGACGTCGCGGAGCTCGACGCCGACGCCGAGTTCGAGAACATCGACATCGGTGTCGCGGCCGGAGCGCTGAAGAAGAAGGACAAGCCGGGCAGCATCGGCATCCAGCCGGGCACCCAGGCGAAGCAGGGTGGTTTCGCGCAGCGCGCCGACAAGGCCGTGCTGACCGACGTGAAGCAGACGGCGTGGGCGACCACGGCCGGCACCTTCAAGCTCAGCGACCTGAAGCTGAGACTGCACACGGGCGTCAAGGAGTGCTTCTAG